From Anopheles darlingi chromosome 2, idAnoDarlMG_H_01, whole genome shotgun sequence, the proteins below share one genomic window:
- the LOC125948413 gene encoding cyclin-H, whose product MYSLSSQKKFWTFKTEQELTELRLKQNHNFITKHGAAMTEDQKLAHFLTADEERLLLKQYELQLKEFCKRFEPPMPKYVVGTAFHYFKRFYLNNSSMDYHPKEILATCVYLSCKVEEFNVSIAQFVANIKGDRVKAMDIILSNELLLMQELNYYLTIHNPIRPIEGFLIDIKTRCNMSNPDRLRPGIEDFIDKTFLTDAPLMYAPSQIALAAVLHAASKEQENLDSYVTESLFGAAKDKLPVLIEAVRRVRSMVRTIELPQKERVRFLEKKLEKCRNQENNPDSQIYKQRMKKMYEDEDDLDVMGSSYHMNVSDASLDVSQLNTTNPANMTID is encoded by the exons ATGTACTCGCTAAGTTCACAGAAAAAGTTCTGGACGTTCAAAACGGAGCAGGAACTGACCGAACTACGGTTAAAGCAAAATCACAACTTCATCACCAAACACGGCGCAGCAATGACG GAAGACCAGAAGCTGGCCCACTTTCTAACGGCGGATGAGGAGCGATTACTGTTGAAGCAGTACGAGCTGCAGCTGAAGGAGTTCTGCAAACGCTTCGAACCTCCGATGCCGAAATACGTCGTCGGTACCgcatttcattatttcaaaAGATTCTATCTCAACAACTCATCGATGGACTACCACCCGAAGGAGATACT TGCAACGTGCGTTTATTTGTCGTGTAAAGTGGAGGAATTCAACGTATCCATCGCCCAGTTTGTGGCCAACATTAAGGGAGATCGCGTGAAAGCGATGGACATTATTCTGTCGAACGAACTTTTGTTAATGCAAGAACTGAACTATTACCTCACGATCCATAACCCAATTCGTCCCATCGAAGGATTTCTCATCGATATTAAG ACACGTTGCAATATGAGTAATCCCGACCGTTTGCGACCCGGCATTGAGGATTTCATCGACAAAACGTTCCTTACAGATGCCCCGTTAATGTATGCACCATCACAAATCGCACTAGCGGCAGTGCTGCATGCGGCCAGCAAAGAGCAGGAGAATCTCGATAGTTATGTGACGGAATCCCTCTTCGGCGCAGCAAAAGATAAGCTGCCCGTGTTGATTGAAGCGGTTCGAAGAGTGCGTTCCATGGTAAGAACGATCGAACTGCCGCAGAAAGAACGTGTGCGATTCCTCGAAAAGAAGCTAGAAAAATGTCGTAATCAGGAGAACAACCCTGATAGCCAGAT CTACAAACAACGTATGAAGAAAATGtacgaggatgaggatgatctGGATGTGATGGGTTCATCGTACCATATGAACGTTTCGGATGCGAGCCTCGATGTGTCACAGCTTAATACAACAAATCCTGCCAATATGACCATCGACTGA
- the LOC125948405 gene encoding uncharacterized protein LOC125948405 yields the protein MSGMYGQNREAVRVKVKKCEKNVPSETRKFSVDPQITNLEVLYSLLAKAFDLRTDFGISYRVIEANGQESYLVVLSDWDLEAAFLRAHNQSIATKSEPCLNLRVDIKPFSEASEWDGNSTAASSSIPRELASLQQSIGAGQKYVQTKLPGLIMNQMEKTFSMVQRAFNMVEDPLLTQPIRPPLADAEFRNLQDSVGQIVAPEQLRKVIYLGGIDPSLRRVVWKHILNVYPDGMTGRERMEYMKKKSAEYYRLRDIWRSTMQRGNIAGELAYVTSMVRKDVLRTDRLHPFYAGSDDNQNIAALFNVLTTYALNHPAVSYCQGMSDIASPLLVTMGDEAQAYICFCAVMQRLSCNFMLDGIAMTLKFSHLSEALQYYDPDFFSYLKHHQADDLLFCYRWLLLEMKREFAFDDALRMLEVLWSSLPPMAPQGELALFEKEYEPPPAPDAVLPPSQSPSVMLRTPRENPYTKVCALRRQSSALSLSSSCTSTNPLNISGGRSGQGRFGVDGRSLEATRRLNLSLDENITREKVYSTAKANQVQKVHQSLDEAKIALVKQRKIVRSVGDDDNIQEVIPSTDPNYGDTASEDNVTDVEDSVFHSPQHQAKLNSCNNNPFISDSIENVCNAPAKPEPATEECEAGMAEAKELATVPQEESLDGSTPTTNNSSAASSVRNSPVIGRSRSLFSTSATGKLIARQLSQQKKHFTSTTPSTGSTTGHFHDLKEKLAAGRKGIFASLDKSAGSGTGVDPALSSDAANGVRSSNEVERAKPKLVKNFNEFLNFAAINKSRISDRLATKKLLANVHHTSSANSVGGQSSLDSTSASSLGVSQDESTETIEYNELKPKPVIKLTKSSFDDSDSSATSVGVGGVDSMATTTALSRSSDNSSFIVDDSSASVSPIHQRVAIDRPEKLTLAEGTAIVAAPGDGSSPDDSQEYFPMTTSMTRELRLELENLDRHVFGSEFHTKQQRQLYTLSSCPDLETPPESEPALPVAHHDPSAIAYSKLQDTVTSTSTLCVDVASSMEIQSIDEICDRTSSPEPVVVRYREKPGRRRDVTVGSSIAGDQRDSKRVSTTSTNVSSDVFVWENPLHQCDDESPMSVGTTGGLGTAGELTQIPQQQQQQQRTATTPDEHPELEYDGEIIEETTLGKKSVTPIRLVRKNGDRSVPNSNRNSMILPDSSDSSDDSPLARSPAAVKFKFHPNNPFFDATTNALDNRPPQNSTLVLTRDPDLIATDGVLLEQATEASAGSGIDGGSLDQHMPNDGLTSVEPQVANAVLESPATTIVESTAQPPIVPQPSLPLQSAPGISLSPTVAMKIAGVIPPPLEFGGGNPFLMFLCLTILLQHRDYIMKTGMDYNEMAMHFDKMVRKHNVTRVLNQARQMYAEYRRLYQQQRMQQQQLQQNASPGGGRASLSMTSSYHGMQNVGLRSVGMDSFSRKASAPEVSSARRNTGGDLTLVT from the exons ATGTCCGGGATGTACGGCCAAAACCGCGAGGCTGTTCGGGTGAAAGTTAAG AAATGTGAAAAGAACGTGCCCTCCGAGACGAGAAAATTCAGCGTCGACCCACAGATCACCAACCTGGAGGTGCTGTATTCGCTGCTCGCGAAAGCGTTCGATCTGAGGACGGACTTTGGTATCAGCTACCGAGTGATTGAGGCGAACGGACAGGAAAGCTACCTCGTGGTGCTCTCCGATTGGGATCTAGAGGCGGCCTTTCTGCGAGCACACAACCAGTCGATTGCCACCAAGAGCGAACCATGCCTGAATCTGCGCGTCGACATCAAACCCTTCTCGGAGGCATCCGAGTGGGACGGCAACTCGACGGCCGCTTCCAGCAGCATTCCGCGCGAGCTTGCTTCCCTGCAACAATCGATCGGTGCAGGGCAAAAGTATGTGCAGACCAAGCTCCCCGGGTTGATCATGAATCAGATGGAGAAAACCTTCTCCATGGTTCAGCGGGCGTTCAATATGGTTGAGGATCCTTTGCTGACACAACCGATACGACCACCATTGGCGGATGCAGAGTTTCGCAACCTTCAGGATTCCGTTGGACAGATCGTGGCTCCTGAGCAGCTGCGTAAGGTCATTTACTTAGGAGGAATCGATCCCAGCTTGCGACGTGTGGTGTGGAAGCATATTTTAAACGTCTATCCCGATGGAATGACCGGGCGCGAGAGGATGGAGTACATGAAGAAAAAATCGG CCGAATATTATCGTTTACGTGATATATGGCGTTCTACGATGCAGCGTGGAAATATTGCCGGCGAGCTGGCGTACGTGACGAGTATGGTGCGCAAAGATGTGCTGCGCACGGATCGGTTGCACCCATTCTATGCAGGATCTGACGATAATCAGAATATTGCAGCTCTGTTCAACGTACTGACGACCTACGCACTGAACCATCCAGCCGTTAGTTACTGTCAAGGCATGTCGGATATTGCTTCTCCTTTGTTGGTAACGATGGGTGACGAAGCACAGGCTTACATCTGCTTCTGTGCCGTCATGCAACGGTTAAGCTGCAATTTCATGCTCGATGGTATCGCTATGACGCTCAAATTCTCACACCTCTCGGAGGCATTACAATACTACGATCCGGATTTTTTCTCCTATCTCAAGCACCATCAGGCTGATGATCTGCTGTTCTGCTAccgctggttgctgcttgAAATGAAGCGCGAGTTTGCGTTTGACGATGCACTGCGAATGCTCGAAGTGTTGTGGAGCTCACTGCCTCCCATGGCACCCCAGGGCGAGTTGGCACTGTTCGAGAAGGAGTACGAACCACCTCCAGCACCGGACGCTGTGCTTCCTCCCAGTCAAAGCCCTTCCGTTATGCTGCGTACACCACGCGAAAATCCCTATACCAAGGTATGTGCACTGAGGCGCCAAAGTTCGGCCCTTTCGCTAAGCTCCTCGTGCACCTCCACCAACCCGCTCAACATAAGTGGAGGCCGGTCCGGGCAAGGGCGCTTTGGTGTCGATGGTCGTTCGCTAGAAGCGACACGACGGCTCAATCTCAGCCTAGACGAAAACATAACCCGCGAGAAGGTGTATTCAACGGCCAAGGCAAACCAAGTGCAAAAGGTACACCAAAGTCTAGACGAAGCAAAGATCGCGCTCGTGAAACAGCGCAAGATCGTACGCAGCGTAGGCGACGATGATAACATTCAGGAAGTAATACCATCGACCGATCCCAACTATGGGGACACGGCATCCGAAGATAACGTAACGGACGTGGAGGACAGTGTATTCCATTCCCCTCAGCATCAAGCAAAACTAAACTCCTGCAATAACAATCCATTCATTAGTGATTCGATAGAGAACGTTTGTAACGCACCAGCAAAGCCAGAACCAGCCACGGAAGAGTGTGAAGCTGGCATGGCGGAAGCAAAGGAACTTGCGACAGTACCACAGGAGGAATCGCTAGACGGATCAACGCCAACCACTAACAATAGTAGCGCAGCAAGCAGCGTACGGAACTCACCGGTAATCGGTCGCAGTAGAAGCCTTTTTTCGACATCTGCTACCGGAAAACTGATTGCTCGCCAACTAAGCCAACAAAAGAAGCATTTCACGTCGACTACCCCTTCGACAGGCTCGACTACTGGTCATTTCCATGACCTTAAAGAGAAGCTGGCCGCAGGACGAAAAGgaatcttcgcttcgctcgataAATCCGCCGGCTCTGGGACCGGCGTTGATCCAGCGCTCAGCAGTGATGCGGCGAATGGCGTACGCTCATCGAACGAAGTTGAACGAGCAAAACCAAAGTTGGTGAAAAACTTCAATGAGTTCCTCAATTTTGCGGCAATCAATAAAAGCCGTATCAGCGATCGACTAGCCACTAAAAAACTACTAGCAAACGTGCATCACACTTCCTCAGCCAACAGTGTTGGAGGGCAATCGTCGCTCGATTCGACATCAGCTAGCAGTCTCGGTGTATCGCAGGACGAATCGACGGAAACGATCGAGTACAACGAACTGAAGCCGAAACCCGTGATCAAGCTGACGAAATCATCGTTCGATGATTCGGATTCCTCGGCAACcagcgttggtgttggtggtgttgattCGATGGCAACCACGACAGCTCTTTCACGATCAAGCGATAATAGCAGCTTCATCGTGGACGATAGTTCCGCCTCTGTTTCACCCATTCACCAGCGCGTGGCAATCGATCGGCCAGAGAAGTTAACTTTAGCCGAAGGGACAGCGATTGTAGCGGCTCCTGGAGACGGTAGTAGTCCCGATGATTCGCAAGAGTATTTCCCAATGACGACATCAATGACGCGTGAATTGCGACTTGAGCTGGAAAACCTCGATCGCCACGTGTTTGGCAGCGAGTTTCACACGAAACAGCAACGTCAGCTTTATACGCTCAGCAGCTGTCCCGACCTGGAAACACCGCCAGAAAGTGAGCCAGCTCTTCCAGTAGCTCATCACGATCCTTCAGCAATTGCGTACAGTAAACTCCAGGACACGGTTACTAGCACGTCCACGTTGTGCGTCGATGTAGCATCGAGCATGGagattcaatcgatcgatgaaatcTGTGATCGCACTTCATCACCCGAACCGGTTGTCGTGCGATACCGCGAGAAACCCGGTCGACGAAGAGACGTGACCGTGGGCAGTAGCATTGCTGGTGACCAACGTGATAGCAAGCGTGTCAGCACCACGAGTACGAATGTCAGCAGTGATGTGTTTGTATGGGAGAATCCGCTTCATCAGTGTGACGATGAGAGTCCAATGTCGGTGGGAACCACGGGTGGATTGGGAACGGCCGGAGAACTTACTCAAAtccctcagcaacagcagcagcagcaaaggaccGCCACTACACCGGACGAACATCCTGAGCTCGAGTACGACGGTGAAATCATTGAGGAGACAACACTCGGCAAGAAGTCCGTTACACCGATACGATTGGTGCGCAAGAATGGTGATCGTTCGGTGCCAAACTCAAATCGCAACTCGATGATTTTGCCCGATTCGTCCGATTCGTCGGACGATTCTCCTCTTGCCAGATCACCGGCAGCCGTTAAGTTTAAATTTCATCCCAACAATCCCTTCTTCGACGCCACAACGAATGCACTAGACAATCGGCCACCTCAAAACAGCACGTTGGTGCTAACACGTGATCCGGATCTCATTGCGACCGATGGTGTTCTCCTCGAGCAGGCAACCGAAGCATCGGCTGGAAGTGGTATTGATGGTGGTTCACTGGATCAGCACATGCCTAATGATGGATTAACGTCTGTCGAACCACAGGTAGCGAACGCTGTACTAGAATCACCAGCAACCACGATAGTAGAAAGCACTGCACAACCACCAATCGTTCCTCAACCATCACTACCACTGCAATCAGCACCGGGGATTAGCCTGTCGCCGACGGTTGCCATGAAGATTGCCGGTGTGATTCCACCTCCACTCGAATTTGGTGGCGGCAATCCCTTTCTGATGTTTCTCTGCCTCACGATACTACTGCAGCACCGGGATTACATTATGAAAACCGGCATGGACTACAACGAGATGGCAATGCACTTTGACAAGATGGTTCGAAAGCACAACGTAACACGCGTTCTCAATCAGGCTCGCCAGATGTACGCCGAATATCGGCGACTTTACCAACAGCAACgaatgcaacaacagcaacttcaACAGAATGCATCCCCCGGAGGTGGTAGGGCGTCCCTATCGATGACCAGTAGCTATCACGGGATGCAAAACGTTGGACTCCGAAGTGTTGGGATGGATTCGTTTAGTCGGAAGGCATCCGCTCCGGAGGTAAGCTCCGCTCGACGTAATACCGGTGGCGATCTTACGCTCGTAACGTAG